One window of the Tetragenococcus koreensis genome contains the following:
- the rho gene encoding transcription termination factor Rho — MSDYLTMAELDNMTLKEIYNYARDFKISYYSQMNKKELSLAVIRAQAEKQGFFYMEGILDIISQDGYGFLRPINYGPSAEDIYISNSQIRRFSLRNGDKVAGKARPPKESERYYGLMHVESVNGKNPEEAKKRPHFPALTALYPEKPFTLETTPGRVSTRIMDLFSPVGFGQRGLIVAPPKAGKTSILKEVANGITENYPDVELIVLLIDERPEEVTDLERSVNGEVVYSTFDLQPNNHTRVSELVLERAMRLVEDKRDVVILMDSITRLARAYNLVVPPSGRTLSGGIDPAALYKPKKFFGAARNIEEGGSLTILATALVDTGSRMDDVIYEEFKGTGNMEMHLSRQLAERRIFPAIDLKRSSTRKEELLMSPEQLEETWRLRNNMLGDSLEYTEQFIRFLKKTKTNQEFLDTFHDVSFTDKKPKRNIKR, encoded by the coding sequence ATGAGCGATTATTTAACGATGGCGGAATTAGATAATATGACGCTAAAAGAAATCTATAATTATGCGCGCGATTTTAAGATTTCGTATTATAGCCAAATGAATAAAAAAGAATTATCTTTAGCTGTAATCCGTGCTCAAGCGGAAAAACAAGGCTTCTTCTATATGGAAGGGATCTTAGATATCATTTCGCAAGATGGCTATGGTTTCTTAAGACCCATCAATTATGGTCCGAGTGCCGAAGATATTTATATTTCGAATTCACAAATTCGTCGTTTCAGTTTAAGAAACGGAGATAAGGTCGCCGGAAAAGCACGTCCACCTAAAGAATCAGAACGTTATTACGGATTGATGCACGTTGAAAGTGTAAACGGAAAAAATCCGGAAGAAGCAAAAAAACGTCCTCATTTTCCAGCATTGACAGCTCTTTATCCAGAAAAACCTTTTACCTTAGAAACAACTCCAGGACGAGTTTCTACGCGTATTATGGATTTATTTTCACCCGTTGGTTTTGGTCAACGCGGACTGATCGTTGCGCCTCCTAAAGCAGGAAAGACAAGCATTTTAAAAGAAGTTGCTAATGGAATTACAGAAAATTATCCGGACGTAGAATTAATCGTTCTGTTGATTGATGAACGTCCTGAAGAAGTAACGGATTTAGAACGTAGTGTAAATGGCGAAGTGGTGTACTCTACTTTTGATTTACAACCAAATAACCACACGCGCGTTTCAGAACTAGTTTTAGAGCGGGCGATGCGTTTAGTAGAAGACAAGCGCGATGTCGTTATCTTAATGGATAGTATTACTCGTTTAGCTCGAGCATATAATTTGGTCGTACCACCAAGTGGCCGGACACTAAGCGGTGGGATTGATCCAGCTGCTTTATACAAACCCAAAAAATTCTTTGGGGCAGCTCGAAACATTGAAGAAGGCGGCAGCCTAACGATTTTAGCAACTGCTTTGGTCGATACAGGTAGTCGGATGGATGATGTGATCTATGAAGAATTTAAAGGTACGGGAAATATGGAAATGCACCTTTCCCGTCAGTTAGCAGAACGACGCATCTTCCCAGCAATTGATTTGAAACGTTCAAGTACGCGTAAAGAAGAATTATTGATGAGCCCAGAACAATTGGAAGAAACTTGGCGTTTACGGAACAATATGCTTGGTGATTCATTAGAATATACCGAACAATTTATCCGTTTCTTAAAGAAAACGAAAACCAATCAAGAATTCTTAGATACTTTCCATGATGTTTCATTTACCGATAAAAAGCCCAAAAGAAATATAAAAAGATAG
- a CDS encoding CTP synthase, with protein sequence MTKYIFVTGGVVSSIGKGIVAASLGRLLKNRGLKVTIQKFDPYINVDPGTMSPYQHGEVFVTDDGAETDLDLGHYERFIDINLNQYSNVTTGKVYSEVIRKERKGEYLGATVQVIPHITNEIKEKIMRAANMTDSDVIITEVGGTVGDIESLPFLEALRQMKADVGPDNVLYVHTTLIPYLKAAGEMKTKPTQHSVKELRGLGIQPNILVVRTEEPIDQSTKNKLAQFCDVAPEAVIESLDVDTLYSIPMNLQKQGMDQIALDHLKLDAPVADMTEWQELIDRVLHLKKTVRIALVGKYVELPDAYLSVVESLKHAGFFHDTKVQIDLINSAEISKENVTEQLKEADGILVPGGFGDRGIEGKIETIRYARENDIPFLGICLGMQMACVEFARNVIGLKDANTTERDPKTPYNVIDLMTDQEGVEDMGGTLRLGLYPCKVQAGTKTAQAYQDEVVQERHRHRYEFNNEFREIFKENGMSFSGVSPDNHLVEIVEVTENKFFVGCQFHPELISRPNRPQRLIKAFVGAAMETKEQN encoded by the coding sequence ATGACCAAATACATTTTTGTCACTGGCGGCGTTGTTTCGTCTATCGGAAAGGGAATCGTAGCGGCTTCACTAGGCCGTTTATTGAAAAATCGTGGATTGAAAGTAACTATCCAAAAGTTTGATCCTTATATTAATGTGGATCCGGGGACGATGAGTCCGTATCAACATGGTGAGGTATTTGTCACTGATGATGGCGCAGAAACAGATTTGGATTTAGGACACTATGAACGGTTTATTGATATTAATTTGAACCAATATTCCAATGTAACCACAGGAAAAGTTTACTCTGAAGTGATTCGCAAAGAAAGAAAAGGCGAGTACTTGGGGGCTACGGTTCAAGTGATTCCGCATATTACGAATGAAATTAAAGAAAAAATCATGCGAGCAGCTAACATGACTGATTCAGATGTAATCATTACAGAAGTAGGCGGTACAGTTGGCGATATCGAATCCTTACCTTTTTTAGAAGCACTACGTCAAATGAAAGCTGATGTAGGTCCAGATAATGTACTTTATGTTCACACCACGCTAATTCCTTATTTAAAAGCAGCTGGCGAAATGAAAACTAAGCCAACACAACACAGTGTAAAAGAATTGCGCGGACTAGGCATCCAACCGAATATTTTAGTAGTAAGAACAGAAGAACCGATCGATCAAAGTACTAAAAATAAATTGGCTCAATTTTGTGATGTGGCGCCCGAAGCGGTCATTGAATCATTGGATGTAGATACGCTATATTCCATTCCGATGAATTTGCAAAAACAAGGGATGGATCAAATCGCTTTGGACCATTTAAAATTAGATGCACCCGTTGCAGATATGACCGAATGGCAAGAACTCATTGATCGTGTCTTGCATTTGAAAAAGACTGTACGAATTGCTTTGGTCGGTAAATACGTCGAATTACCAGACGCTTATCTTTCAGTGGTTGAATCATTAAAACATGCTGGCTTTTTCCATGATACTAAAGTTCAAATTGATTTAATTAATTCGGCTGAAATCAGTAAAGAAAATGTCACCGAACAATTAAAAGAAGCAGATGGAATTTTAGTTCCTGGCGGGTTTGGTGATCGCGGTATCGAAGGAAAAATTGAGACAATTCGTTATGCTCGTGAAAATGACATACCATTTTTAGGTATTTGTTTAGGTATGCAAATGGCGTGTGTTGAATTTGCTCGAAATGTCATTGGATTAAAAGATGCCAATACGACGGAAAGAGATCCAAAAACTCCATACAACGTTATCGATCTTATGACCGATCAAGAAGGTGTAGAAGATATGGGAGGAACATTGCGTTTAGGTTTGTATCCTTGCAAAGTTCAAGCAGGAACCAAAACTGCTCAAGCCTATCAAGATGAAGTTGTACAAGAACGCCATCGCCATCGTTATGAATTTAATAATGAATTCCGCGAAATCTTTAAAGAAAATGGGATGAGTTTTTCTGGGGTCTCTCCAGACAATCATTTGGTAGAGATTGTAGAAGTTACTGAAAACAAATTCTTTGTTGGCTGCCAATTCCATCCTGAATTAATTTCACGTCCAAACCGCCCACAAAGACTAATTAAAGCTTTTGTAGGTGCAGCAATGGAAACAAAGGAACAAAACTAG
- a CDS encoding MerR family transcriptional regulator: MSEKELRRSMSVFPIGTVMKLTDLSARQIRYYEEQNLIYPERSEGNRRLYSLNDIDVLLEIKDYLSDGLNMAGIKRVYRMQKEEEKKARNKKPLTDKDVRRIFYDEILSQGGLNPKNSFDTKYPKL, translated from the coding sequence ATGAGTGAAAAAGAGCTGCGACGTTCAATGTCTGTTTTTCCAATTGGTACAGTCATGAAATTAACGGATTTAAGTGCACGTCAAATTCGTTACTATGAAGAGCAAAATTTGATTTATCCTGAAAGAAGTGAAGGTAATCGACGCTTGTATTCCTTAAATGACATCGATGTGCTGCTTGAAATTAAAGATTATCTTTCTGACGGGTTAAACATGGCCGGTATCAAGCGCGTCTATCGGATGCAAAAAGAAGAAGAGAAAAAAGCCAGAAACAAAAAACCGTTAACAGACAAAGATGTCAGGCGTATTTTTTACGATGAAATCCTATCCCAAGGGGGGTTGAATCCCAAAAATTCATTTGATACGAAGTACCCCAAATTATAG
- the miaA gene encoding tRNA (adenosine(37)-N6)-dimethylallyltransferase MiaA: MKKVLVIAGPTAVGKTALSIQLAKKFGGEIISGDSMQIYRRLDIGTAKITEQEKEAIPHHLIDICDIGDRYSVADFQKQGRQKIAEIYNRGNLPILAGGTGLYIQSLLYDYQLGASEKEQDDTIRHKYETFAQEEGPQALFDLLQKRDPIAAEKIHINNQRKLVRALEVLEITGESIAAPKKIPEKLYDSFMIGLTTERSVLYERINERVDRMLQNGLIEEAKLVGTYPDSQAAKGIGYKEFCPYFAGEKTLAETAETIKQNSRRYAKRQLTWFNNRMSFHWFDLLADPQAMATIKNEVAQWLEVYNG; the protein is encoded by the coding sequence ATGAAAAAAGTGTTAGTGATTGCAGGACCGACTGCTGTAGGAAAAACCGCGCTTAGTATTCAACTGGCCAAAAAATTTGGTGGTGAGATCATTAGTGGGGATTCCATGCAAATTTATCGTCGGTTAGATATTGGCACGGCTAAAATTACTGAGCAGGAAAAAGAAGCAATCCCACATCATTTAATTGATATTTGTGATATAGGAGACCGTTATTCTGTTGCTGATTTTCAAAAACAAGGTCGCCAAAAAATTGCAGAAATTTACAATAGAGGGAATTTACCTATACTTGCTGGAGGGACTGGGTTGTATATTCAATCTCTCCTTTATGATTATCAACTAGGAGCATCTGAAAAAGAGCAAGATGATACTATTCGTCATAAGTATGAAACATTCGCTCAAGAAGAAGGGCCCCAAGCACTGTTTGATCTGTTGCAAAAAAGAGATCCTATAGCAGCAGAAAAAATTCATATCAACAATCAGCGGAAGTTGGTTCGGGCGCTAGAAGTGTTGGAAATCACCGGAGAAAGTATTGCTGCGCCTAAAAAAATCCCTGAAAAATTATACGACAGTTTTATGATCGGTCTAACTACTGAACGCTCCGTTTTATATGAACGAATCAATGAACGAGTGGATCGTATGCTGCAAAACGGGTTAATCGAGGAAGCAAAGTTAGTCGGAACGTATCCTGATAGTCAAGCAGCAAAAGGTATTGGCTACAAGGAATTTTGTCCTTATTTTGCTGGCGAGAAAACACTGGCAGAAACGGCTGAAACTATTAAACAAAATTCAAGACGTTATGCTAAAAGACAATTAACCTGGTTTAACAATCGAATGTCATTTCATTGGTTTGATTTACTGGCCGATCCGCAAGCAATGGCAACGATAAAAAATGAAGTCGCGCAGTGGTTGGAGGTGTATAATGGTTAA
- a CDS encoding ISLre2 family transposase codes for MESIITDLVKVMKEETSFLRREKAMMHFFSQLIIFLAQEAFRQLDDELFIEAKAQGYQSDRKSSRTVTFLFGTVTFHRRRMKNASGDIYYPLDKFLGIRKGSRYSSLVLRNVAELGSMMVYRHVAKAVDCLTSWSMSHQNVQQLVVQTGKLIQARSTREERYDEVVEKKKVPFLYLEGDGVRIHGQKKQPLEIHRFQVCEGKQEEGKRSTLIHPHFISDLNRQKAQREMMHYLQANYDLRDTVVVSNSDGGSGYEKAVFDELALGCLRHEHFRDRYHVQRKVKERLYFVPQLQPKIQEALRQYDWDKVQTCLDTAESLIVEDEEKANEQLRLLSAYFVRNWPYLRPLKDRGVQDPQACIGTIESTHRKITYRMKRQGRLWTKTGATAMIQVIDSLRNHEINGWLNQYDELPQKDVEREQKWKKMKRAVQKKPKFYSHEGVFSGQIAEGYAKSSPLGQFSNNLKQLNPTPHYL; via the coding sequence ATGGAGTCTATTATAACAGATTTAGTTAAAGTAATGAAGGAGGAAACCTCCTTTTTAAGACGAGAAAAGGCGATGATGCACTTCTTTTCCCAACTGATCATTTTCTTAGCACAAGAGGCCTTTCGCCAGTTAGATGATGAGCTTTTTATCGAAGCCAAAGCGCAAGGCTATCAAAGTGATCGAAAAAGCTCCCGGACGGTAACCTTTCTTTTTGGCACCGTGACCTTCCATCGAAGACGAATGAAAAACGCGTCAGGCGATATTTATTACCCGCTCGATAAGTTTTTAGGGATTCGTAAAGGAAGCCGTTATAGTTCATTGGTGCTGCGAAACGTCGCTGAGTTAGGTTCGATGATGGTCTATCGCCATGTCGCAAAAGCCGTTGATTGTTTAACGTCGTGGAGTATGAGCCATCAAAATGTCCAACAACTCGTTGTTCAAACCGGAAAACTTATTCAAGCAAGAAGCACGCGAGAAGAACGTTATGACGAGGTTGTAGAGAAGAAAAAAGTGCCGTTTCTTTACCTGGAAGGGGACGGTGTGCGAATTCATGGACAGAAAAAACAACCACTCGAAATTCATCGTTTTCAAGTGTGTGAAGGAAAACAGGAAGAAGGCAAACGCTCGACTTTGATCCACCCGCATTTTATCAGTGATCTGAATCGACAAAAAGCCCAACGAGAAATGATGCATTATCTCCAGGCGAATTACGATTTGAGAGATACGGTTGTGGTTTCCAACAGTGATGGGGGTTCAGGTTATGAAAAAGCGGTCTTTGACGAATTGGCGCTCGGTTGTTTACGACATGAGCACTTCCGCGATCGCTATCACGTGCAGCGAAAAGTCAAAGAGCGTTTGTATTTCGTCCCCCAACTTCAACCGAAAATACAGGAAGCCCTTCGACAGTATGATTGGGATAAAGTCCAAACATGTTTAGATACTGCGGAGAGTTTGATCGTGGAAGACGAAGAAAAAGCGAATGAGCAGCTGCGCCTTCTATCGGCGTATTTCGTACGGAACTGGCCTTATTTACGTCCGCTGAAAGATCGAGGGGTTCAAGATCCCCAAGCTTGTATTGGCACCATTGAAAGTACGCATCGAAAAATCACCTATCGAATGAAACGGCAAGGACGATTATGGACGAAGACAGGCGCCACCGCTATGATTCAAGTGATTGATAGTCTTCGAAACCATGAAATTAACGGATGGCTCAATCAATATGATGAACTCCCTCAGAAGGACGTTGAGCGGGAACAAAAGTGGAAAAAGATGAAACGCGCTGTTCAGAAAAAACCGAAATTTTATTCGCATGAAGGAGTTTTTAGTGGACAAATCGCGGAAGGCTATGCGAAGAGTTCCCCGCTAGGCCAGTTTTCGAACAATCTTAAGCAATTAAATCCAACTCCCCATTACTTATGA
- a CDS encoding UDP-N-acetylglucosamine 1-carboxyvinyltransferase, translating into MKKFAIHGGRPLSGEVTISGAKNSAVALIPAAILADSPVILEGVPDIQDVHSLIEILEIMGVKTTFENNQLEIDPTHIVSVPMPSGKINSLRASYYFMGALLGKFGEGVVGLPGGCDLGPRPINLHIKGFETLGAQVTNEHGAMYLRTPEEGLQGDRIFLDMVSIGATINVMLAAVKAKGRTIIENAAREPEIIDVSTLLNNMGAKIRGAGTNEIRIEGVESLHGCRHAIIPDRIEAGTYLALAAACGEGIKIKNVIYEHLDSYISKLEEIGVELDITEDTIYVPKTENLRPATVKTYPYPGLATDLQQPLTPLLLKANGSSEVIDTIYSKRINHIPELVRMGANASIEGNTMIINGPSQLHGAEVEASDLRAGACLVIAGLMAQGTTTIGKVDYILRGYDHIIEKLTKLGADIEMEEETK; encoded by the coding sequence ATGAAAAAATTTGCAATTCACGGCGGACGCCCGTTGTCAGGTGAAGTAACCATCAGCGGAGCTAAAAATAGTGCTGTCGCGTTGATTCCTGCTGCAATATTAGCGGATTCTCCGGTGATCTTAGAAGGAGTTCCCGATATCCAAGATGTTCATTCCTTAATTGAAATCCTCGAAATCATGGGTGTTAAAACAACCTTTGAAAATAATCAACTAGAAATTGATCCAACTCATATCGTCTCAGTCCCAATGCCAAGTGGAAAAATTAATAGTTTACGCGCTTCTTACTACTTTATGGGAGCATTGTTAGGGAAATTCGGTGAAGGAGTCGTTGGCTTACCGGGCGGTTGTGATTTAGGACCGCGACCAATTAATCTACATATTAAAGGGTTTGAAACGTTAGGTGCCCAAGTGACTAATGAACATGGGGCTATGTATTTACGTACTCCAGAAGAAGGTCTACAGGGGGATCGCATTTTTCTTGATATGGTCTCTATTGGTGCAACGATTAATGTGATGCTAGCTGCTGTAAAAGCTAAAGGACGCACGATCATCGAAAACGCAGCAAGAGAGCCAGAAATTATCGATGTATCCACCCTTTTAAATAATATGGGCGCAAAAATTCGTGGCGCTGGTACTAATGAAATTCGCATCGAAGGCGTCGAAAGCTTACACGGTTGTCGGCACGCAATTATTCCTGATCGAATTGAAGCCGGAACTTATTTAGCGCTGGCCGCTGCTTGTGGAGAAGGCATTAAAATCAAAAACGTTATTTATGAACATTTAGACAGCTATATTTCTAAATTAGAAGAAATTGGTGTAGAACTTGATATCACAGAAGATACGATTTATGTTCCAAAAACGGAGAACTTACGTCCGGCAACAGTCAAAACGTATCCTTATCCGGGCTTGGCAACTGATCTACAGCAGCCGCTTACTCCGCTTTTATTAAAAGCCAATGGCTCTTCTGAAGTTATTGATACGATTTATTCAAAACGGATTAACCACATCCCCGAGTTAGTACGCATGGGTGCTAATGCTTCGATTGAAGGAAATACGATGATCATCAATGGTCCGAGTCAATTGCACGGGGCAGAAGTCGAAGCTTCTGACTTGCGGGCAGGAGCTTGTTTGGTCATTGCGGGCTTGATGGCTCAAGGAACCACAACCATTGGAAAAGTAGATTATATTTTACGTGGTTATGATCATATTATAGAAAAACTAACCAAACTAGGAGCCGATATAGAAATGGAAGAGGAGACAAAATGA
- the glnA gene encoding type I glutamate--ammonia ligase: MPKVDYTAEQIKKIAQEENVRFLRLMFTDISGMIKNVEVPISQIDKVLDHKMMFDGSSIEGFVRIEESDMYLFPDLTTWMIFPWEAEHGKVARLICDIYNSDGTPFAGDPRGNLKRILNHMQDLGYTSFELGPEPEFFLFQLDQEEKITKSLNDHGGYFDFAPMDLGENCRRDIVLELEKLGFEVEASHHEAAPGQHEIDFKYADAIDACDSIQTFKLVVKTIARKYGLHATFMPKPMDGIAGSGMHCNMSLFKGNENAFYDENGEMELSKIAYQFLAGLIKHARAYTAICDPTVNSYKRLVPGYEAPVHVAWSGHNRSPLIRVPASRGLSTRLELRSVDPSANPYLALATLLEAGLDGVQNELVPPEGVDRNIYVMTEEEREKAQIFDLPSTLHNALKELKDDSIIIDALGSHIYENFIEAKQMEWAAFRQTVSEWEREQYLELY, translated from the coding sequence ATGCCAAAAGTAGACTATACTGCAGAACAGATCAAAAAAATTGCCCAGGAGGAAAACGTCCGTTTTTTACGCTTAATGTTTACCGACATTAGCGGTATGATAAAAAACGTGGAAGTGCCAATCAGTCAAATTGATAAAGTACTGGATCATAAAATGATGTTTGATGGTTCTTCCATTGAGGGATTTGTCCGTATCGAAGAAAGCGATATGTACTTATTTCCAGATTTAACAACTTGGATGATTTTTCCTTGGGAAGCTGAACACGGCAAAGTTGCTCGTTTAATTTGTGATATTTACAATTCAGATGGAACGCCTTTTGCTGGCGATCCGCGGGGAAATTTGAAGCGTATCTTGAACCATATGCAAGATTTAGGCTATACTTCTTTTGAGTTGGGACCTGAACCAGAGTTTTTCTTATTCCAACTAGATCAAGAGGAAAAAATCACCAAAAGTCTAAATGACCATGGCGGTTATTTTGATTTTGCACCCATGGATTTAGGTGAAAATTGTCGACGTGATATTGTATTAGAATTAGAAAAACTAGGTTTTGAGGTGGAAGCTTCTCATCACGAAGCTGCACCAGGACAACATGAAATTGACTTTAAATACGCAGATGCAATCGATGCATGTGATAGTATCCAAACGTTTAAGCTAGTTGTTAAAACAATTGCTAGAAAATATGGGCTGCATGCTACTTTCATGCCTAAACCCATGGACGGCATTGCCGGCTCGGGAATGCATTGTAATATGTCGTTATTTAAAGGAAACGAAAATGCCTTTTATGATGAAAATGGTGAGATGGAGTTAAGTAAAATTGCTTATCAGTTTTTAGCGGGATTAATCAAACATGCACGGGCATACACCGCTATTTGTGATCCGACGGTTAACTCTTACAAACGTTTAGTTCCAGGTTACGAAGCACCGGTTCATGTCGCTTGGTCTGGTCACAACCGTTCACCATTAATTCGCGTCCCTGCTTCGCGCGGGTTGTCTACTCGTTTGGAATTACGGTCAGTTGACCCTTCAGCCAATCCTTACTTGGCACTAGCCACTTTATTAGAAGCAGGCTTAGATGGGGTTCAAAATGAGTTAGTTCCTCCAGAAGGTGTGGACCGCAATATTTATGTAATGACGGAAGAAGAACGCGAAAAAGCACAAATTTTTGATTTACCTTCTACCTTGCATAATGCTCTTAAAGAGTTAAAGGATGACTCAATTATTATTGACGCCTTAGGTTCTCATATTTATGAAAACTTTATTGAAGCAAAACAAATGGAATGGGCAGCCTTTAGACAAACAGTGTCAGAGTGGGAACGAGAACAATATTTAGAACTTTATTAA
- the hflX gene encoding GTPase HflX, with protein MVKAEQVILVGVQTSENFQTFEDSMAELANLAQTANGEITATVEQNRDHVDHQTIIGKGKLKELRQLIDESNVDLVIFNQELTPRQGQLIEEALETPTIDRIQLILDIFAKRARSKEGKLQVELAQLEYSFPRIIGQGKTLSRLGGGIGTRGPGETKLETDRRLIRKKMTSIRRELKEVEAHRRRTRQQRNEQQVYQIGLVGYTNAGKSTLLNLLTSADTYEKDQLFATLDPLTKKWRLPEGFEVTITDTVGFIQDLPTQLVDAFHSTLEESQNMDLLLHVIDASAVNRQQQEQTVMQLMDDLQLRQIPTLAVYNKADLIEDDQFVPTLFPNVLLSANDPTSKEKLTEAIKSIMMEKLQPYTLVLTPDEGRLLEQLKQNTLVVSTDFEEESQQYLIKGFAKEHSFAITRMNQTKEEQ; from the coding sequence ATGGTTAAAGCAGAACAAGTTATTTTAGTCGGGGTACAGACCTCAGAAAATTTTCAGACCTTTGAAGACTCAATGGCGGAATTAGCAAATTTGGCGCAAACAGCAAATGGAGAAATTACTGCTACCGTTGAGCAAAATCGCGACCATGTAGACCATCAAACGATTATTGGTAAAGGAAAACTGAAAGAATTACGCCAACTAATAGATGAATCAAATGTCGATTTGGTGATTTTTAATCAAGAATTAACGCCTAGACAAGGTCAATTAATTGAAGAAGCATTAGAAACGCCAACGATTGATCGGATTCAATTAATTTTAGATATTTTTGCGAAACGTGCACGTTCGAAAGAAGGAAAACTGCAAGTGGAACTGGCACAATTGGAATATTCATTTCCACGCATTATCGGACAAGGCAAAACGTTATCGCGTCTGGGCGGTGGCATTGGCACTAGAGGGCCAGGTGAAACGAAGTTAGAAACGGATCGACGGCTGATTCGTAAAAAAATGACAAGTATTCGACGAGAATTAAAAGAAGTAGAAGCCCATCGCAGGCGAACTCGGCAACAACGGAATGAACAACAAGTTTATCAAATTGGTTTGGTCGGCTATACCAATGCAGGCAAGTCCACTCTGCTAAACTTATTGACCAGTGCTGACACTTATGAAAAAGATCAATTGTTTGCTACTTTGGACCCATTAACTAAAAAATGGCGGTTACCAGAAGGTTTTGAAGTAACCATCACGGATACAGTTGGGTTTATTCAAGATTTGCCTACCCAATTAGTAGACGCTTTTCATTCCACTTTGGAAGAAAGTCAAAATATGGACTTGTTGTTGCATGTGATTGATGCTTCCGCAGTTAATCGACAACAACAAGAACAGACGGTGATGCAGCTGATGGATGATTTACAACTGCGCCAGATTCCGACCTTGGCTGTTTACAATAAGGCAGACTTAATCGAAGATGACCAATTTGTGCCAACCTTATTTCCCAATGTCTTGCTTTCAGCTAATGATCCCACAAGCAAAGAAAAGCTGACCGAGGCGATCAAATCCATTATGATGGAAAAATTACAGCCATATACCTTGGTTTTGACACCAGATGAAGGACGTTTATTAGAACAGTTGAAACAAAATACCTTGGTTGTTTCTACTGATTTTGAAGAAGAATCACAGCAATATTTAATCAAAGGTTTTGCCAAAGAGCATTCTTTTGCCATCACTCGTATGAATCAAACGAAAGAGGAACAGTAG
- a CDS encoding class II fructose-bisphosphate aldolase: protein MPLVSGSEIFKAARKNGYAIGAYNTNNLEWTQAILQSAQEKNAPVLIQTSMGAAKYMGGYKLVVNMVKDLIESMNITVPVVLHLDHGEYEHALECIEAGYTSVMFDGSSLPFEENLAKTKDVVERAHAKGMSVECEVGTIGGEEDGIVGTGELADIDECIQMVNTGIDFLACGIGNIHGVYPENWKGLDFDHLQAITDAVGKDVPLVLHGGSGIPQDQIEKAITMGVSKVNVNTEFQLAFARATRQYIEEGKDQAGKGFDPRKLLAPGKEAIIKEAQNHIDWFGSANKA from the coding sequence ATGCCATTAGTATCAGGATCAGAAATCTTTAAGGCAGCTCGTAAAAATGGATATGCGATCGGCGCGTATAACACAAACAACTTAGAATGGACCCAAGCGATCCTTCAATCTGCGCAAGAAAAAAACGCACCAGTATTAATTCAAACTTCTATGGGTGCTGCAAAATATATGGGCGGCTATAAATTAGTTGTTAATATGGTCAAAGACCTAATCGAATCAATGAACATTACTGTTCCCGTAGTACTTCATTTAGACCACGGTGAATATGAACATGCACTAGAATGTATTGAAGCTGGTTATACTTCAGTTATGTTTGATGGTTCTTCACTACCATTTGAAGAAAACTTGGCAAAAACCAAAGACGTTGTTGAAAGAGCCCACGCAAAAGGCATGTCTGTTGAGTGTGAAGTAGGAACAATCGGCGGCGAAGAAGACGGAATTGTTGGTACAGGCGAATTAGCTGATATAGACGAATGTATCCAAATGGTAAATACAGGCATCGACTTCTTAGCTTGCGGAATTGGTAACATTCATGGTGTATACCCTGAAAACTGGAAAGGTTTAGACTTCGATCACTTACAAGCAATTACTGATGCTGTAGGTAAAGATGTGCCATTGGTACTACACGGTGGTTCAGGAATTCCACAAGATCAAATTGAAAAAGCTATCACAATGGGCGTTTCAAAAGTTAATGTAAATACTGAATTCCAACTTGCATTTGCTAGAGCAACTCGCCAATATATTGAAGAAGGTAAAGACCAAGCAGGTAAAGGTTTTGACCCTCGTAAATTATTAGCACCTGGTAAAGAAGCAATCATTAAAGAAGCGCAAAACCATATTGACTGGTTCGGTTCAGCTAATAAAGCGTAA